From a region of the Epinephelus fuscoguttatus linkage group LG21, E.fuscoguttatus.final_Chr_v1 genome:
- the LOC125882250 gene encoding uncharacterized protein LOC125882250: MKGILFFPAAPVRKVNIQQVENRITCSSEGIYPEPQLTWSTNPPSNMTLQNKTTVHQTEHQLYNINSYLIVSVTDLVYSCTVSTRRNRRRATLFNSTSISGLGTETTILCTSSNTSRTGLIWRFNYSQIILNQTRANVPYTVSEEWRQQVKSVSESGSLTLQHLSSNQEGIYTCELSDDEETYVTNTLLKIGEDKQTHIGIAVGVIGAILVVVIGLAVLLYRQKKCN; the protein is encoded by the exons ATGAAAGggatacttttttttcctgcagctccTGTCCGAAAGGTCAACATTCAGCAGGTAGAAAACAGGATCACCTGCAGCTCAGAGGGGATCTACCCTGAGCCTCAGCTCACCTGGTCCACCAACCCTCCATCCAACATGACCCTCCAGAACAAAACCACAGTCCATCAGACTGAACATCAGCTCTACAACATCAACAGTTATCTGATAGTTTCAGTTACTGATCTGGTCTACAGCTGCACCGTCAGCACTCGCAGAAACAGGAGGAGAGCCACTTTGTTTAACTCAA CTTCAATCAGTGGTTTGGGCACTGAAACAACAATACTCTGCACTTCTTCAAATACTTCCCGAACAGGCCTCATCTGGAGGTTCAACTACAGTCAGATCATCCTGAACCAGACCAGGGCCAATGTCCCCTACACAGTGTCAGAGGAGTGGaggcagcaggtgaagagtgtGTCTGAATCAGGAAGTCTCACACTACAGCACTTATCTTCAAATCAGGAGGGGATATACACCTGTGAGCTCAGTGATGATGAGGAGACATATGTGACAAACACTCTATTGAAAATTGGAGAAG ATAAGCAGACACATATAGGAATTGCAGTTGGAGTGATTGGAGCCATTTTGGTAGTAGTTATAGGCCTGGCAGTACTCCTGTATCGACAGAAAAAATGCAACTAA